From a single Streptomyces liliifuscus genomic region:
- the zwf gene encoding glucose-6-phosphate dehydrogenase, producing MLSSSNPLRDPADRRLPRIAGPSGLVIFGVTGDLSRKKLMPAVYDLANRGLLPPGFSLVGFARREWANEDFAQEVHDSVKEHARTPFREEVWQQLVQGMRFVQGTFDDDDSFERLRETIGELDKAQGTGGNFAFYLSVPPSAFPVVIRQLKKHGLADQTSGSWRRAVIEKPFGHDLKSAEDLNTTVEEVFAPDQVFRIDHYLGKETVQNILALRFANQMFEPIWNRSFVDHVQITMAEDIGIGGRAGYYDGIGAARDVIQNHLLQLMALTAMEEPASFDADALAAEKTKVLGAVKLPRDLGENTVRGQYAEGWQGGEKAVGYLQEDGIDPKSKTDTYAAIKVEVDNRRWAGVPFYLRTGKRLGRRVTEIAVVFQRAPHSPFDHTATEELGQNAIVFRVQPDEGITVRFGSKVPGTSMEIRDVSMDFAYGESFTESSPEAYERLILDVLLGDSNLFPRTEEVELSWKILDPIEEYWDKHGKPAQYPSGTWGPVEADEMLKRDGRSWRRP from the coding sequence ATCTTGTCAAGCAGCAATCCGCTGCGTGACCCGGCGGACCGACGGCTCCCGCGTATCGCGGGGCCGTCGGGCCTCGTCATCTTCGGGGTCACGGGCGATTTGTCCCGTAAAAAGCTCATGCCTGCCGTTTATGACCTTGCCAACCGCGGTCTGCTGCCCCCGGGCTTCTCGCTCGTCGGCTTCGCCCGCCGCGAGTGGGCGAACGAGGACTTCGCCCAGGAGGTCCACGACTCCGTCAAGGAACACGCCCGCACACCGTTCCGTGAGGAGGTCTGGCAGCAGCTCGTCCAGGGGATGCGCTTCGTCCAGGGCACCTTCGACGACGACGACTCGTTCGAGCGGCTGCGCGAGACGATCGGCGAGCTGGACAAGGCGCAGGGCACGGGCGGCAACTTCGCCTTCTACCTCTCCGTGCCGCCGTCCGCGTTCCCGGTGGTCATCCGGCAGCTGAAGAAGCACGGCCTCGCCGACCAGACGAGCGGCTCCTGGCGGCGCGCGGTCATCGAGAAGCCCTTCGGCCACGACCTCAAGTCGGCCGAGGACCTCAACACGACCGTCGAGGAGGTCTTCGCCCCGGACCAGGTCTTCCGCATCGACCACTACCTCGGCAAGGAGACGGTCCAGAACATCCTGGCGCTGCGCTTCGCCAACCAGATGTTCGAGCCGATCTGGAACCGGTCCTTCGTGGACCACGTGCAGATCACGATGGCCGAGGACATCGGCATCGGCGGCCGCGCCGGCTACTACGACGGCATCGGCGCCGCCCGTGACGTCATCCAGAACCACCTGCTCCAGCTGATGGCCCTCACGGCCATGGAGGAGCCCGCCTCCTTCGACGCGGACGCGCTCGCCGCCGAGAAGACCAAGGTCCTCGGCGCGGTGAAGCTGCCCCGGGACCTGGGCGAGAACACGGTCCGCGGGCAGTACGCCGAGGGCTGGCAGGGCGGCGAGAAGGCCGTCGGCTACCTCCAGGAAGACGGCATCGACCCCAAGTCGAAGACCGACACGTACGCGGCGATCAAGGTGGAGGTGGACAACCGCCGCTGGGCGGGCGTTCCGTTCTACCTGCGGACCGGCAAGCGCCTGGGCCGCCGTGTCACCGAGATCGCGGTCGTGTTCCAGCGTGCACCGCACTCCCCCTTCGACCACACGGCGACGGAGGAGCTGGGCCAGAACGCGATCGTCTTCCGCGTCCAGCCCGACGAGGGCATCACGGTCCGCTTCGGCTCCAAGGTCCCCGGCACCTCCATGGAGATCCGGGACGTCTCGATGGACTTCGCGTACGGCGAGTCCTTCACGGAGTCGAGCCCGGAGGCGTACGAGCGTCTGATCCTGGACGTCCTCCTGGGCGACTCGAACCTCTTCCCGCGCACCGAGGAGGTCGAGCTGTCCTGGAAGATCCTCGACCCGATCGAGGAGTACTGGGACAAGCACGGCAAGCCCGCGCAGTACCCGTCCGGAACGTGGGGCCCCGTCGAGGCGGACGAAATGCTCAAGCGAGACGGACGGAGCTGGCGTCGCCCATGA
- the tal gene encoding transaldolase, which produces MTDALKRLSEEGVAIWLDDLSRKRITSGNLAELIDQQHVVGVTTNPSIFQKAISSGDGYEQQLSDLAARKVTVEEAIRMITTADVRDAADILRPVYDSTQGQDGRVSIEVDPRLAHNTQATVAEAKQLAWLVDRPNTLIKIPATKAGLPAITETIGRGISVNVTLIFSLERYREVMDAYLAGLEKAKAAGIDLSGIHSVASFFVSRVDTEIDKQLDALGTPEAKAARGKAGLANARLAYEAYEEVFSSDRWAALDKAQANKQRPLWASTGVKDKAYKDTLYVDDLVAPNTVNTMPEATLAAAEDHGKITGNTIAGTYEQSRAELDAVEKLGISYDDVVQLLEDEGVEKFEASWNDLLKSTEAELERLAPSEG; this is translated from the coding sequence ATGACAGACGCACTGAAGCGCCTCTCCGAGGAAGGCGTCGCGATCTGGCTGGACGACCTGTCGCGCAAGCGGATCACGTCCGGCAACCTCGCCGAACTGATCGACCAGCAGCACGTCGTGGGCGTCACCACCAACCCGTCGATCTTCCAGAAGGCGATCAGCAGCGGTGACGGTTACGAGCAGCAGCTCAGTGACCTCGCCGCCCGCAAGGTCACCGTCGAAGAGGCCATCCGCATGATCACGACGGCGGACGTCCGTGACGCCGCCGACATCCTGCGCCCGGTCTACGACTCCACGCAGGGCCAGGACGGCCGGGTCTCCATCGAGGTCGACCCGCGCCTGGCGCACAACACGCAGGCGACCGTCGCCGAGGCCAAGCAGCTGGCCTGGCTCGTCGACCGTCCGAACACGCTCATCAAGATCCCGGCGACCAAGGCGGGCCTGCCCGCGATCACCGAGACGATCGGCCGGGGCATCAGCGTCAACGTCACGCTGATCTTCTCGCTGGAGCGCTACCGCGAGGTCATGGACGCCTACCTCGCGGGCCTGGAGAAGGCCAAGGCCGCCGGGATCGACCTGTCCGGCATCCACTCCGTGGCGTCGTTCTTCGTGTCCCGCGTGGACACCGAGATCGACAAGCAGCTGGACGCCCTGGGCACCCCCGAGGCGAAGGCCGCCCGCGGCAAGGCGGGTCTCGCCAACGCGCGACTGGCCTACGAGGCGTACGAGGAGGTCTTCTCCTCGGACCGCTGGGCCGCGCTCGACAAGGCGCAGGCCAACAAGCAGCGTCCGCTGTGGGCCTCGACCGGCGTCAAGGACAAGGCCTACAAGGACACCCTGTACGTCGACGACCTGGTCGCGCCGAACACGGTGAACACCATGCCGGAGGCGACCCTGGCCGCCGCCGAGGACCACGGCAAGATCACCGGCAACACCATCGCCGGTACGTACGAGCAGTCCCGTGCCGAGCTCGACGCGGTCGAGAAGCTCGGGATCTCGTACGACGACGTGGTCCAGCTCCTGGAGGACGAGGGCGTCGAGAAGTTCGAGGCGTCCTGGAACGACCTGCTCAAGTCGACCGAGGCAGAGCTCGAGCGCCTCGCCCCCTCGGAGGGCTGA
- the tkt gene encoding transketolase has product MSTKPTTTDLEWTELDQRAVDTARILAADAVQKVGNGHPGTAMSLAPAAYTLFQKVMRHDPADPDWTGRDRFVLSAGHSSLTLYTQLYLAGFGLELDDLKSFRTWGSRTPGHPEYGHTPGVETTTGPLGQGVANAVGMAMAARYERGLFDPEAAPGSSPFDHFIYAIAGDGCLQEGISAEASSMAGHQQLGNLVLLWDDNHISIEGDTETAVSEDTVKRYEAYGWHVQRVAPKPDGDLDPHALYDAIEAAKLVTDKPSFIAMRSIIAWPAPNAQNTEAAHGSALGDDEVAATKRVLGFDPEQAFEVSDEVITHTRALGERGRQAKAEWEKSFQEWRNGNAERAAEFDRIAATELPTGWEEKLPVFEAGKGVATRAASGKVLQALGAVIPELWGGSADLAGSNNTTIDKTSSFLPADNPLPEANPYGRTIHFGIREHSMAAEMNGIALHGNTRIYGGTFLVFSDYMRNAVRLSALMHLPVTYVWTHDSIGLGEDGPTHQPVEHLASLRAIPGLNVVRPADANETAIAWREILRRYTKVFGKGAPHGLALTRQGVPTYEANEDAAKGGYVLFEASTGTPEVVLIATGSEVHVAVDAREQLEAAGTPTRVVSMPSVEWFEEQDQGYRDSVLPPNVKARVAVEAGIGLTWHKYVGDAGRIVSLEHFGASADGKVLFQEFGFTAENVAAVARESIAAAQR; this is encoded by the coding sequence GTGAGCACCAAGCCGACCACAACAGACCTCGAGTGGACCGAATTGGACCAGCGGGCCGTCGACACCGCCCGCATCCTGGCCGCCGACGCCGTACAGAAGGTCGGCAACGGCCATCCGGGTACGGCGATGAGCCTGGCGCCCGCCGCCTACACCCTCTTTCAGAAGGTGATGCGGCACGACCCGGCGGACCCCGACTGGACCGGCCGCGACCGCTTCGTGCTGTCAGCCGGTCATTCGTCCCTGACCCTCTACACCCAGCTCTACCTGGCCGGCTTCGGTCTTGAGCTGGACGACCTGAAGTCGTTCAGGACGTGGGGCTCCCGCACCCCGGGCCACCCGGAGTACGGGCACACGCCCGGCGTGGAGACCACCACCGGGCCGCTCGGCCAGGGTGTCGCCAACGCGGTGGGCATGGCCATGGCCGCCCGCTACGAGCGTGGTCTGTTCGACCCGGAGGCGGCCCCCGGCTCCTCCCCGTTCGACCACTTCATCTACGCGATCGCCGGTGACGGCTGCCTCCAGGAGGGCATCTCCGCGGAGGCGTCCTCCATGGCCGGCCACCAGCAGCTGGGCAACCTGGTCCTGCTGTGGGACGACAACCACATCTCGATCGAGGGCGACACGGAGACTGCGGTCTCCGAGGACACGGTCAAGCGGTACGAGGCGTACGGCTGGCATGTGCAGCGCGTGGCCCCGAAGCCGGACGGCGACCTCGACCCGCACGCCCTCTACGACGCGATCGAGGCCGCGAAGCTGGTGACCGACAAGCCGTCGTTCATCGCGATGCGCTCGATCATCGCCTGGCCGGCCCCTAACGCGCAGAACACCGAGGCCGCGCACGGCTCGGCGCTCGGCGACGACGAGGTCGCGGCCACCAAGCGTGTGCTGGGCTTCGACCCGGAGCAGGCCTTCGAGGTCTCGGACGAGGTCATCACCCACACGCGCGCGCTGGGCGAGCGCGGCCGTCAGGCCAAGGCGGAGTGGGAGAAGTCGTTCCAGGAGTGGCGCAACGGCAACGCCGAGCGTGCCGCCGAGTTCGACCGCATCGCCGCGACCGAGCTGCCCACCGGCTGGGAGGAGAAGCTCCCGGTCTTCGAGGCGGGCAAGGGCGTCGCCACGCGTGCGGCCTCCGGCAAGGTCCTGCAGGCCCTCGGCGCGGTCATCCCCGAGCTGTGGGGCGGCTCGGCCGACCTCGCGGGCTCGAACAACACGACGATCGACAAGACCTCGTCGTTCCTCCCGGCGGACAACCCGCTGCCGGAGGCGAACCCGTACGGGCGCACGATCCACTTCGGTATCCGCGAGCACTCGATGGCCGCGGAGATGAACGGCATCGCGCTGCACGGCAACACCCGTATCTACGGCGGCACCTTCCTGGTGTTCTCCGACTACATGCGCAACGCGGTGCGCCTGTCCGCGCTGATGCACCTGCCGGTGACGTACGTGTGGACCCACGACTCCATCGGTCTCGGCGAGGACGGTCCGACGCACCAGCCGGTCGAGCACCTCGCCTCGCTGCGCGCCATTCCGGGCCTCAACGTCGTCCGTCCGGCGGACGCCAACGAGACCGCGATCGCCTGGCGCGAGATCCTCAGGCGCTACACCAAGGTCTTCGGCAAGGGTGCCCCGCACGGCCTCGCGCTGACCCGTCAGGGCGTGCCGACCTACGAGGCCAACGAGGATGCGGCCAAGGGTGGTTACGTGCTCTTCGAGGCGTCCACCGGCACCCCGGAGGTCGTTCTCATCGCGACCGGCTCCGAGGTGCACGTGGCCGTCGACGCGCGTGAGCAGCTGGAGGCCGCGGGCACCCCGACCAGGGTCGTGTCCATGCCTTCCGTGGAGTGGTTCGAGGAGCAGGACCAGGGGTACCGGGACAGCGTCCTGCCGCCGAACGTGAAGGCACGGGTCGCGGTCGAGGCCGGTATCGGTCTCACCTGGCACAAGTACGTGGGGGACGCCGGTCGCATCGTTTCCCTGGAGCACTTCGGTGCTTCGGCCGACGGCAAGGTGCTCTTCCAGGAGTTCGGCTTCACTGCCGAGAACGTGGCCGCCGTAGCGCGGGAATCGATCGCCGCAGCCCAGCGCTGA
- a CDS encoding heme o synthase, translating to MCVTAVESRPAGVLGASQGAKRGTNHRPFWARVKAFVALTKPRIIELLLITTVPVMFLAQQGVPDLQLVLLTCVGGYLSAGGANALNMYIDRDIDALMERTAQRPLVTGMVSPRECLAFGITLAVVSTLLFGFAVNWLSAWLSLGALLFYVVVYTMILKRRTSQNIVWGGIAGCLPVLIGWSSVTNSMSWAPIILFLVMFFWTPPHYWPLSMKVKADYARVGVPMLPVIASNKVVARQIVLYSWAMVAVSLLLTPLGYTGWFYTVVALVTGGFWLWEAHGLQTRAKDGAVGAKLKEMRLFHWSITYVSLLFVAVAVDPFLR from the coding sequence GTGTGCGTGACGGCCGTTGAATCCCGTCCTGCGGGTGTGCTCGGGGCGAGTCAGGGCGCGAAGCGGGGCACGAACCACCGGCCGTTCTGGGCTCGGGTCAAGGCGTTCGTCGCTCTCACCAAGCCGCGGATCATCGAGCTGCTGCTGATCACCACCGTTCCGGTGATGTTCCTGGCGCAGCAGGGCGTGCCCGATCTGCAGCTGGTGCTCCTCACCTGCGTCGGCGGCTATCTGTCGGCGGGCGGCGCGAACGCCCTGAACATGTACATCGACCGTGACATCGACGCGCTCATGGAGCGCACGGCACAGCGTCCACTGGTCACCGGCATGGTCAGCCCACGCGAGTGCCTCGCCTTCGGCATCACGCTCGCGGTCGTCTCGACGCTGCTGTTCGGGTTCGCCGTCAACTGGCTGTCCGCGTGGCTGTCGCTCGGAGCGCTCCTCTTCTACGTCGTCGTCTACACGATGATCCTCAAACGCCGTACCTCGCAGAACATCGTGTGGGGCGGGATCGCCGGCTGCCTTCCGGTGCTCATCGGCTGGTCGTCCGTCACGAACTCCATGTCGTGGGCGCCGATCATCCTCTTCCTCGTCATGTTCTTCTGGACGCCGCCGCACTACTGGCCGCTCTCCATGAAGGTGAAGGCGGACTACGCCCGCGTGGGCGTGCCGATGCTGCCGGTCATCGCCTCCAACAAGGTCGTCGCGCGGCAGATCGTCCTCTACAGCTGGGCCATGGTCGCCGTCTCCCTGCTCCTGACGCCGCTCGGCTACACGGGCTGGTTCTACACGGTCGTCGCCCTGGTGACCGGTGGCTTCTGGCTCTGGGAAGCACACGGGCTGCAGACCCGGGCCAAGGACGGCGCCGTGGGCGCCAAGCTGAAGGAGATGCGGCTCTTCCACTGGTCCATCACCTACGTGTCGCTGCTGTTCGTGGCTGTGGCTGTGGACCCGTTTCTGAGGTGA
- a CDS encoding amidohydrolase family protein, whose translation MIETPSLVDQYCHGVLRTELGLGTFEAHLARGEGPPAAGTTFFDTQTGFAVRRWCPPLLGLEPHCPPARYLARRRELGVLEAGRRLLRGSGITTYLVDTGLPGDLTGPGEMASTGAAHAHEIVRLEPLAEQVADTSGTVESFLANLAESVHGAAANAVAFTSVAGLRHGLALAPEPPGPGEVRGAAARWLAGRRVGGELSDPVLLRHLLWIAVASGLPLQLHAGLGEPGLRIDRNDPVLLTDFARATAGLGTDLVLLHGYPYHRHAAHLAGVFPHVYADLGAALVRTGARASAVLSEILELAPFGKLLFSSGAHGLPELHVVGARLFRESLAKVLGTWVAEGAWSLTDAQRVAGLIAAGNARRVYGVE comes from the coding sequence ATGATCGAAACGCCGTCGCTGGTGGATCAGTACTGCCACGGCGTGCTGCGGACGGAGCTGGGTCTCGGCACCTTCGAGGCCCACCTCGCCCGGGGCGAGGGCCCGCCCGCAGCGGGGACCACGTTCTTCGACACACAGACCGGTTTCGCCGTACGCCGCTGGTGTCCGCCCCTGCTGGGGCTAGAACCCCACTGTCCGCCAGCCCGCTACCTTGCCCGACGCCGGGAACTCGGCGTCCTGGAGGCGGGGCGCAGGCTGCTGCGGGGGAGCGGGATCACGACCTATCTGGTCGACACCGGTCTGCCGGGTGATCTGACGGGGCCCGGCGAGATGGCCTCCACGGGGGCCGCGCACGCCCACGAGATCGTCCGTCTGGAGCCGCTCGCCGAGCAGGTCGCCGACACCTCCGGAACCGTCGAGTCGTTCCTCGCCAACCTCGCCGAGTCGGTGCACGGGGCGGCCGCGAACGCCGTGGCCTTCACCTCGGTGGCGGGCTTACGGCACGGACTGGCGCTCGCGCCCGAACCGCCCGGGCCGGGAGAGGTGCGCGGCGCGGCGGCGCGGTGGCTGGCCGGGCGCCGGGTGGGCGGCGAACTGAGCGATCCGGTGCTGCTCAGGCATCTCCTGTGGATCGCGGTCGCCTCCGGTCTGCCGCTCCAGTTGCACGCGGGGCTCGGCGAGCCCGGCCTGCGCATCGACCGCAACGACCCGGTCCTGCTCACCGACTTCGCCCGTGCGACGGCCGGCCTCGGCACGGACCTGGTCCTGTTGCACGGCTACCCGTACCACCGCCACGCGGCGCATCTCGCCGGGGTCTTCCCGCATGTGTACGCCGATCTGGGCGCCGCCCTCGTCCGCACCGGGGCCCGCGCGTCGGCCGTCCTCTCCGAGATCCTGGAGCTCGCCCCCTTCGGCAAGCTCCTCTTCTCCAGCGGTGCACATGGTCTGCCCGAACTTCATGTGGTCGGGGCACGTCTCTTCCGTGAGTCGCTCGCCAAGGTGCTCGGCACCTGGGTGGCCGAGGGCGCCTGGTCGCTGACCGACGCACAGCGGGTGGCGGGACTGATCGCGGCGGGGAACGCGCGACGGGTGTACGGGGTGGAGTGA
- a CDS encoding nucleotidyltransferase domain-containing protein produces MTRSDATDRLLDRFRTELRDLAPAAVWAHGSLGGGDYREGISDLDLIVVLDGPITARTLWKVARLHARLRAEPLVAKLHCSYQTRDTVDGAERRHLTWAHQQLFKRTVTPVTRRELHTFGLVLEGEPPGTLLPQVTDDELAEFVVRDQRDFWRRQVDRADNWTQDVWVDLGLVTHARATVTLKDGRLITKREALDLLPGLGAPAELVADIRRRRYEEPGAPVQEWTARRAELTRGYLGPAIDRLVAAYE; encoded by the coding sequence ATGACACGCAGCGACGCGACCGACCGGCTCCTCGACCGCTTCCGTACCGAACTGCGCGATCTCGCCCCCGCTGCCGTGTGGGCCCATGGCTCGCTCGGCGGTGGCGACTACCGGGAGGGCATCAGCGACCTGGATCTGATCGTCGTCCTGGACGGCCCGATCACGGCGAGGACGCTCTGGAAGGTGGCCCGGCTGCACGCCCGTCTGCGTGCCGAACCGCTCGTCGCCAAGCTGCACTGCAGCTATCAGACGCGCGACACGGTCGACGGCGCAGAGCGGCGGCACCTCACCTGGGCGCACCAGCAACTCTTCAAACGGACGGTCACACCGGTGACCCGGCGCGAGCTGCACACCTTCGGGCTGGTCCTGGAGGGAGAGCCGCCCGGAACTCTGCTGCCCCAGGTGACGGACGACGAACTCGCCGAGTTCGTCGTCCGGGACCAGCGCGACTTCTGGCGACGGCAGGTGGACCGGGCCGACAACTGGACGCAGGACGTCTGGGTGGACCTGGGGCTGGTCACCCACGCCCGCGCCACGGTCACGCTGAAGGACGGGCGGCTGATCACCAAGCGCGAGGCACTCGATCTGCTGCCCGGTCTTGGCGCGCCCGCCGAGCTGGTCGCGGACATCAGGCGGCGGCGGTACGAGGAGCCCGGAGCACCGGTCCAGGAGTGGACGGCCCGCAGGGCGGAGCTGACCCGCGGCTACCTCGGCCCGGCGATCGACCGCCTGGTGGCCGCGTACGAATGA
- a CDS encoding COX15/CtaA family protein yields MEPVPNVTRADAAQAVRNPLAFIAERWTPSPRTVQRAALAALVMAVLIVVTGGAVRLTGSGLGCPTWPKCTDDSLTTTSEMGVHGVIEFGNRMLTYVLCAAVGWAIIAARSQKPYRRSLTRLGWAQFWVVMGNAVLGGVVVLVGLNPYTVAAHFLLSTALIAVATVMWQRTREGDDAPRPLVGRPVQQMAWILVAVTVLLIAVGTVVTGAGPHAGDSSEVERIPLNWENVTKLHAVLAWIVVTLTFALWFVLRAVDAPKGPLHRTRDLFLVLLAQGAIGYVQYFTDLPEVLVGLHMFGSCLVWIATLRVLLALRERPEVVADLPAQSTQSSLTRA; encoded by the coding sequence ATGGAGCCCGTGCCAAACGTGACCCGAGCCGATGCCGCCCAAGCCGTGCGCAACCCGCTCGCCTTCATCGCCGAACGCTGGACCCCCTCGCCCCGGACGGTTCAGCGCGCCGCCCTCGCCGCGCTCGTCATGGCGGTACTGATCGTGGTGACCGGAGGTGCCGTCCGGCTGACCGGCTCGGGTCTCGGCTGCCCGACCTGGCCCAAGTGCACCGACGACTCGCTCACCACCACGAGCGAGATGGGCGTGCACGGCGTCATCGAGTTCGGCAACCGCATGCTGACGTACGTCCTGTGTGCCGCGGTGGGCTGGGCGATCATCGCCGCGCGCTCGCAGAAGCCCTACCGGCGCAGCCTCACCCGGCTCGGCTGGGCGCAGTTCTGGGTCGTCATGGGCAACGCGGTCCTCGGCGGTGTCGTCGTCCTCGTGGGCCTCAACCCGTACACGGTCGCCGCCCACTTCCTCCTCTCCACCGCCCTGATCGCCGTCGCCACGGTGATGTGGCAGCGCACCCGCGAGGGCGACGACGCCCCGCGCCCGCTGGTCGGCAGGCCGGTGCAGCAGATGGCGTGGATCCTCGTCGCCGTCACCGTCCTGCTGATCGCGGTGGGTACGGTCGTCACCGGCGCGGGCCCGCACGCGGGCGACTCCAGCGAGGTCGAGCGCATCCCGCTGAACTGGGAGAACGTCACCAAGCTGCATGCCGTGCTGGCCTGGATCGTGGTGACGCTGACCTTCGCCCTGTGGTTCGTCCTCAGGGCCGTCGACGCGCCCAAGGGGCCCCTGCACCGCACCCGCGACCTCTTCCTGGTGCTCCTCGCCCAAGGGGCCATCGGGTACGTCCAGTACTTCACCGACCTTCCGGAGGTCCTGGTCGGCCTCCACATGTTCGGCTCCTGCCTGGTGTGGATCGCCACGCTCCGCGTGCTGCTGGCATTGCGGGAACGGCCGGAGGTCGTGGCGGATCTGCCCGCCCAGTCGACACAGTCGTCACTCACACGCGCGTGA
- a CDS encoding ABC transporter permease, with translation MTAGTDARTTGEGASEGTGMYAPKPGAAPLPRMIATQAALETRMLLRNGEQLLLTVIIPTLLLVLFSAVDVVDTGEGKAVDFLAPGILALAVMSTAFTGQAIATGFERRYGVLKRLAASPLPRWGLMTAKTLSVLVTEVLQVLLVTVIALALGWSPEGNPLAVLLLLVLGTAAFSGLGLLMAGTLKAEATLAAANLVFLLLLVGGGVVVPLDKFPDAAQDLLGLLPISALSEGLRDVLQHGSGMPWGNLGILAVWAVVGLAAAGRFFRWE, from the coding sequence ATGACCGCGGGAACGGACGCCCGGACCACGGGCGAAGGCGCAAGCGAAGGCACGGGCATGTACGCGCCGAAGCCGGGAGCCGCCCCGCTCCCCCGCATGATCGCGACGCAGGCGGCGCTGGAGACGAGGATGCTGCTGCGCAACGGCGAGCAGCTGCTCCTGACGGTGATCATCCCGACGCTGCTGCTGGTGCTGTTCAGCGCGGTGGACGTCGTCGACACGGGCGAGGGAAAGGCGGTCGACTTCCTCGCGCCCGGCATTCTCGCGCTCGCCGTGATGTCGACGGCGTTCACGGGCCAGGCGATCGCCACGGGCTTCGAGCGGCGGTACGGCGTGCTGAAGAGGCTCGCCGCCTCGCCGCTGCCCCGCTGGGGGCTGATGACGGCCAAGACCCTCTCCGTCCTGGTCACCGAGGTCCTCCAGGTGCTCCTCGTGACGGTGATCGCCCTGGCCCTCGGCTGGTCGCCGGAGGGCAACCCGCTCGCCGTGCTGCTGCTCCTGGTCCTGGGCACGGCGGCCTTCTCGGGCCTCGGTCTGCTGATGGCGGGCACGCTGAAGGCGGAGGCCACGCTGGCCGCCGCGAACCTGGTCTTCCTGCTGCTGCTCGTGGGCGGCGGGGTCGTCGTCCCGCTGGACAAGTTCCCGGACGCGGCCCAGGACCTGCTCGGCCTGCTGCCGATCTCGGCCCTGTCGGAGGGCCTGCGGGACGTCCTCCAGCACGGGTCCGGGATGCCGTGGGGGAACCTCGGGATCCTCGCCGTATGGGCGGTCGTGGGCCTCGCCGCCGCCGGGAGGTTCTTCCGCTGGGAGTGA
- a CDS encoding ABC transporter ATP-binding protein, whose amino-acid sequence MRSETVVQVENLVKRYGRKTAVDGLDLVARAGITAVLGPNGAGKTTTVETCEGYRRPDSGTVRVLGLDPVREASALRPRIGVMLQSGGVYSGARADEMLRHMAKLHAHPLDVDALIERLGLGSCGRTTYRRLSGGQQQRLALAMAVVGRPELVFLDEPTAGLDPQARRATWDLVRDLRTDGVSVILTTHHMDEAEQLADDVAIIDAGRVMAKGTPEELCRGGAENTLRFSGRPGLDVASLLKALPADCTAAELTPGSYRVGGKVDPQLLATVTTWCAQHGVMPEKISVERHTLEDVFLELTGKELRG is encoded by the coding sequence ATGCGAAGTGAGACCGTCGTCCAGGTCGAAAACCTGGTGAAGCGGTACGGCAGGAAAACCGCGGTGGACGGCCTGGATCTGGTGGCCCGGGCGGGCATCACCGCCGTCCTCGGACCCAACGGCGCCGGCAAGACGACCACTGTCGAGACCTGCGAGGGATATCGCAGGCCCGACTCCGGAACGGTCCGGGTGCTGGGTCTCGACCCGGTGCGCGAGGCCTCCGCGCTGCGCCCCCGCATCGGTGTGATGCTCCAGTCCGGCGGTGTCTACTCGGGCGCCCGCGCCGACGAGATGCTCCGCCACATGGCCAAGCTGCACGCGCACCCGCTGGACGTGGACGCGCTCATCGAGCGCCTGGGCCTCGGCAGCTGCGGCCGCACGACGTACCGGCGGCTCTCCGGCGGCCAGCAACAGCGCCTCGCGCTCGCCATGGCCGTGGTCGGCCGCCCCGAACTGGTCTTCCTGGACGAGCCGACCGCGGGACTCGACCCACAGGCCCGCCGGGCCACCTGGGACCTCGTACGCGATCTGCGCACCGACGGTGTCTCGGTCATCCTCACCACGCACCACATGGACGAGGCCGAGCAGCTCGCCGACGACGTGGCGATCATCGACGCGGGCCGTGTCATGGCGAAGGGCACCCCCGAGGAGCTGTGCCGCGGCGGCGCCGAGAACACCCTGCGCTTCTCCGGCCGCCCCGGCCTCGACGTGGCCTCCCTCCTCAAGGCCCTCCCGGCGGACTGCACGGCGGCCGAGCTGACACCGGGCTCGTACCGGGTGGGCGGCAAGGTCGACCCGCAGCTGCTCGCGACCGTCACCACCTGGTGCGCCCAGCACGGGGTGATGCCGGAGAAGATCTCGGTGGAGCGGCACACCCTGGAGGACGTCTTCTTGGAGCTCACCGGTAAGGAGCTGCGCGGATGA